The following coding sequences are from one Prochlorococcus sp. MIT 0604 window:
- a CDS encoding DUF2949 domain-containing protein: MNNYVPREMIIYLFNVLGLDESTIELGIKLSIKNNTPLPILLWSYGMLTIEELDKLYSFLFQKME, from the coding sequence ATGAATAATTATGTACCTAGAGAAATGATAATTTATTTATTTAATGTATTAGGTTTAGATGAATCTACTATTGAACTTGGTATAAAATTATCTATAAAAAATAACACTCCATTACCAATATTATTATGGAGTTATGGAATGCTAACTATAGAAGAACTAGATAAGTTATATTCATTTTTATTTCAAAAAATGGAATAA
- the fmt gene encoding methionyl-tRNA formyltransferase, which translates to MRIIFWGTPEYSIASLDIFIKSKHELIGVVSQPDKKRSRGNKLISSPVKSFAEQESIKIYTPAKIRDNIHFINELKSLSCDLFIVIAYGKILPKEILEIPKFGCWNAHASLLPRWRGAAPIQWSLIKGDEFTGVGIMKMNEGLDTGDLLLEEKIKIGNEDNLNTLSEKLSILSAKLFLNATSLLEENIYKNTNSQLTKQNSLGREITYARMIEKSDFRVDWGNEAIEISQKIRGLYPRANTTFRGKNLKILKIKVLSSDEIKNEKYVFMSNYSRPGIILAVIENEGIIISTKTDPIILLEAKLEGKNISSKKQLIQQLKPTVGEYLSD; encoded by the coding sequence GTGAGAATTATATTCTGGGGAACACCTGAATATTCAATTGCGAGCCTTGATATTTTTATTAAATCTAAGCACGAGTTAATTGGAGTAGTTAGCCAACCCGATAAGAAAAGATCTAGGGGAAATAAATTAATATCCTCACCTGTTAAAAGTTTTGCCGAGCAAGAATCTATAAAAATTTATACTCCAGCAAAAATCAGGGACAATATACATTTTATAAATGAACTTAAATCACTATCTTGTGATCTATTTATTGTTATAGCTTACGGAAAAATATTACCCAAAGAGATATTGGAAATCCCAAAATTTGGATGTTGGAACGCACACGCTTCATTACTTCCAAGATGGCGTGGTGCAGCCCCAATCCAATGGTCACTAATAAAAGGCGATGAATTTACTGGTGTAGGAATTATGAAAATGAATGAGGGACTAGATACTGGCGACTTATTATTGGAAGAAAAAATTAAAATTGGTAATGAAGATAATTTAAATACACTATCAGAAAAACTAAGTATTTTATCTGCAAAATTATTTTTAAATGCCACGTCACTACTCGAAGAAAATATTTATAAAAATACTAATTCTCAATTAACAAAACAAAATTCCCTAGGAAGAGAAATTACTTACGCAAGAATGATTGAAAAATCAGACTTTAGAGTTGATTGGGGTAATGAGGCAATTGAAATTTCTCAAAAAATAAGAGGATTATACCCACGAGCAAATACAACTTTTAGAGGTAAGAACCTAAAAATACTTAAAATCAAAGTTTTGAGTAGTGATGAAATTAAAAATGAAAAATACGTTTTCATGAGCAATTATTCAAGACCAGGTATTATTCTTGCTGTAATAGAAAATGAAGGAATAATAATTTCAACTAAAACTGATCCGATTATTTTGTTAGAAGCAAAACTTGAAGGCAAAAACATTTCTAGTAAAAAGCAATTGATACAACAGTTAAAGCCAACAGTAGGTGAATATCTCTCAGATTAA
- a CDS encoding DUF3038 domain-containing protein — protein sequence MTVLTRANQVSRKSIEKLDLLLLILETIDLNGIQSLYSLSNRLHLNNVLPNKVTIWKLRNNNPLRKSYVTNNIKPNEFDALIRITVEMSKYLYPYIREILKSKEDIEEDSDIWSDFNKRFIELIKERFNIDSMRVKKLLNQAENDEIIIKSLLILSFCISNQGYQKLKNFLYDF from the coding sequence ATTACAGTTTTAACTAGAGCAAATCAGGTATCAAGAAAATCTATAGAGAAGCTTGATTTATTGTTATTAATACTAGAAACTATTGACTTAAATGGTATTCAGTCCCTTTACTCCTTATCAAATAGACTTCATTTAAATAATGTTTTACCAAATAAAGTGACTATTTGGAAATTAAGGAACAATAATCCATTGAGAAAATCTTATGTTACTAACAATATTAAACCTAACGAATTTGATGCCTTAATTAGAATTACAGTTGAAATGTCTAAATATTTATATCCTTATATCAGAGAGATACTGAAATCTAAAGAAGATATTGAAGAGGATTCAGATATTTGGAGTGATTTTAATAAGAGATTTATTGAGTTGATTAAAGAGAGATTTAATATAGATAGTATGCGAGTGAAAAAGCTTTTAAATCAAGCTGAAAATGATGAGATTATCATAAAATCTTTACTTATTCTATCTTTTTGCATTTCAAATCAGGGTTATCAAAAGTTGAAGAATTTTTTATACGATTTTTAA
- the mfd gene encoding transcription-repair coupling factor — protein MSLNTLVDYISNSQITSELIKRISKNNELNFVGSSRYAKSIILDSIAKKEGKNILLISPNVEIAYKWIGYFESINDKAVLYYPPTEHLPYSSINKSKEIEFSQLTVLSKLIKKKKNELNIVISTERSLQPHLINKKLLIENKLNLQKGVQIEIQELANKLTLLGYTKDNVTSTEGFWSRRGEIIDIYPVNNEFPIRLEFFDNVIEKIREYDPNTQKTLESINNIEIIQAGFDLLIKDKLNNFSKNGIFNSEDINKNNLDRYLGIIEKQPSNIIDFIDRETILVIDELEDCTKFANNWYLDSESNFYNCEYELNENLKNNDINLEVKPNLHLKFDEILNSLGNFNLIKFYEFESKVNIDNKFLLNDKRINSYSKNIGKLSNDINKNIKNNEKVWILSAQPLRTRTLLFEHECNTNFLNNPNDIDEAFKSINNSTPLILKNKNNYEIEGFYLPIWKVVLITDKELFSQQSLFNNVFIRRKKRSVNSNINLNKISPGDFIVHKNHGIGKFLKIEKINITGDSRDYLVIQYQDGKISVAADQLSSVNRYRSSGKIKPKINKLGGTEWERIKDKNKKQIKKVAVDILKLYAKREKLKGYIYPEDGPWQDELEESFPYQPTPDQITAVEEIKSDMESDKPMDRLVCGDVGFGKTEVAVRAIFKAITSGKQVILLAPTTILAQQHWRTINNRFSPYPIKVSLLNRFKTVNERKEIYAGLKNNKIDLVVATHQILGKEIEIKNLGLLVIDEEQRFGVRQKEKIKKIKANIDVLTLSATPIPRTLYMSLSGLRQMSLLNTPPPSRRSIKTYLSEIDMDVIRTAINQELDRGGQIFYVLPRISDIDQAVNKLKNMFPSLKFIVAHGQMNETELENAMIAFNNGEVDLMICTTIIESGLDIPKVNTIIIEDSHKFGLSQLYQLRGRVGRSGVQAHAWLFYPNLNKINDAAKQRLKAIKDFSELGSGYQLAMKDMEIRGVGSLLGEEQSGKVNAIGYDLYIEMLHEAISEISGQEIPEVNDTQIDLPINAFIPATWILNREEKLEAYKSATECSNNDELTELATDWVNRYGNLPKPVESLIMIMRLKLLAKKCGFNKIKLKKPNILIETKLKNSTFKILKNSLASSVQNKFHFDEGEQLSIITIRGLGVTEIQYQIDQLMLWFGSFEREIKNFDKEPLMKKE, from the coding sequence ATGAGTTTAAATACTTTAGTTGATTATATTTCGAACTCACAAATTACTTCTGAATTAATAAAAAGAATTTCAAAAAATAATGAATTAAATTTTGTTGGTTCAAGTAGATATGCGAAATCAATAATCTTAGATAGCATCGCAAAAAAAGAGGGAAAAAATATATTATTAATTTCTCCTAATGTAGAAATTGCCTACAAATGGATTGGTTATTTTGAAAGTATAAATGATAAAGCAGTCTTATATTATCCTCCAACAGAACATTTACCATACTCATCAATTAATAAATCCAAAGAGATTGAATTTAGTCAGCTTACTGTTTTATCGAAATTAATAAAAAAAAAGAAAAACGAACTTAATATTGTTATATCAACAGAGAGATCACTTCAACCTCATCTAATAAATAAAAAATTATTAATTGAAAACAAGTTAAATTTGCAAAAAGGGGTTCAAATCGAGATTCAAGAATTAGCAAATAAACTTACTTTGCTTGGTTATACGAAGGATAATGTAACTTCAACAGAGGGATTCTGGAGCAGGAGAGGGGAAATAATAGATATTTATCCTGTCAATAATGAGTTTCCAATAAGATTAGAATTTTTTGATAATGTAATTGAGAAGATAAGAGAATATGATCCTAATACACAGAAAACATTAGAAAGTATCAATAATATTGAAATAATACAGGCTGGATTTGATTTGCTAATTAAAGATAAGTTAAATAATTTTTCTAAGAACGGTATTTTTAATTCAGAAGATATAAATAAAAATAATCTTGATCGTTATTTAGGAATCATTGAAAAACAACCCTCCAATATAATAGATTTTATTGATAGGGAAACAATTCTTGTAATTGATGAATTAGAAGATTGTACGAAATTTGCAAATAACTGGTATCTAGATTCAGAAAGTAATTTTTATAATTGTGAGTATGAATTAAATGAGAACCTTAAAAATAATGATATTAATTTAGAGGTCAAACCAAATTTACATTTAAAGTTTGACGAAATATTAAATTCACTAGGAAATTTTAATTTGATAAAATTTTATGAATTTGAATCTAAAGTCAATATTGATAATAAGTTTTTGTTAAATGATAAAAGAATAAATTCATACTCTAAAAATATAGGAAAATTATCCAATGATATAAATAAAAATATAAAAAATAATGAAAAAGTATGGATATTATCAGCACAGCCATTGAGAACTAGGACTTTACTTTTTGAGCACGAATGTAATACAAACTTCTTAAACAACCCTAATGATATTGATGAAGCATTTAAGTCAATTAATAATTCCACTCCTTTAATTTTAAAAAATAAGAACAATTATGAAATCGAGGGTTTTTATCTTCCGATATGGAAAGTTGTCCTTATAACAGATAAAGAATTATTTTCACAACAATCTCTTTTTAATAATGTATTTATAAGAAGAAAGAAAAGAAGTGTAAATTCAAATATAAATTTAAATAAGATTAGTCCCGGTGATTTTATAGTTCATAAAAATCATGGAATAGGAAAATTTTTAAAAATAGAAAAAATAAATATAACTGGAGATTCAAGAGATTATTTAGTCATTCAGTATCAGGATGGGAAGATAAGTGTTGCCGCCGATCAACTTAGTAGTGTTAACAGATATAGATCAAGCGGAAAAATAAAGCCAAAAATAAATAAATTAGGAGGGACGGAATGGGAAAGAATAAAAGATAAAAATAAGAAACAAATCAAAAAAGTTGCTGTGGATATTTTAAAACTTTATGCAAAGAGAGAAAAATTAAAGGGGTACATTTATCCAGAAGATGGTCCTTGGCAAGATGAATTAGAGGAATCATTCCCTTATCAACCAACACCTGATCAAATTACTGCTGTAGAAGAAATAAAGTCTGATATGGAAAGCGACAAGCCAATGGACAGGCTGGTTTGTGGAGATGTAGGATTTGGTAAAACAGAAGTCGCTGTTCGGGCTATTTTTAAGGCTATTACATCAGGCAAACAGGTAATATTACTAGCACCCACAACAATACTAGCTCAGCAACATTGGAGAACAATAAACAATAGATTTTCACCTTACCCAATAAAAGTATCATTACTCAATAGATTCAAAACCGTTAATGAAAGAAAGGAAATCTATGCAGGCTTGAAAAATAACAAAATTGATTTAGTTGTAGCTACGCACCAAATTTTAGGAAAAGAAATAGAAATTAAAAACTTAGGACTACTTGTTATTGATGAAGAACAAAGATTTGGAGTAAGGCAAAAAGAAAAAATTAAAAAAATCAAAGCCAACATAGACGTTTTAACTCTCTCGGCAACTCCAATCCCAAGGACTCTTTATATGAGCTTATCTGGACTAAGACAAATGAGCTTACTTAATACTCCTCCTCCATCACGAAGATCAATAAAAACATATTTATCTGAAATAGATATGGATGTTATAAGAACTGCCATTAATCAAGAACTTGATAGGGGAGGTCAGATTTTTTATGTTCTTCCAAGAATTTCAGATATTGATCAAGCTGTAAACAAATTAAAAAATATGTTTCCAAGCTTAAAATTTATTGTTGCTCATGGGCAAATGAACGAAACAGAGCTTGAAAATGCAATGATTGCCTTTAATAATGGAGAAGTAGATCTAATGATATGCACAACGATAATTGAAAGTGGATTAGACATTCCTAAAGTAAATACAATCATAATTGAAGATTCTCACAAATTTGGGCTTTCACAACTTTATCAACTTAGAGGAAGAGTTGGTAGAAGCGGTGTACAAGCACATGCTTGGTTATTTTATCCAAATCTAAATAAAATTAATGACGCTGCAAAACAGAGATTGAAAGCTATAAAAGACTTTTCAGAACTAGGAAGTGGATACCAACTTGCAATGAAAGATATGGAAATAAGAGGTGTTGGGAGTTTACTTGGAGAAGAACAAAGTGGAAAGGTTAATGCTATTGGATATGATTTATATATAGAAATGCTCCATGAGGCTATTTCAGAAATCAGTGGGCAAGAAATACCAGAAGTTAACGATACTCAAATTGATCTACCAATAAATGCATTTATACCTGCAACGTGGATATTAAACAGAGAAGAGAAGCTTGAGGCATACAAATCTGCTACTGAATGTTCAAATAATGATGAATTAACTGAATTAGCTACAGATTGGGTGAATAGATATGGAAACTTACCAAAACCTGTTGAGTCTTTAATTATGATAATGAGACTAAAATTACTAGCTAAAAAATGTGGTTTTAATAAGATCAAGCTCAAAAAGCCAAACATCTTGATAGAAACAAAATTAAAAAATTCTACTTTTAAAATTCTTAAAAATTCTTTGGCAAGTAGTGTTCAAAATAAATTTCATTTTGATGAAGGAGAACAATTATCAATAATAACGATAAGGGGTTTAGGAGTAACTGAAATTCAATACCAAATTGATCAACTAATGTTATGGTTTGGGTCTTTTGAAAGAGAAATAAAGAATTTCGATAAAGAACCTCTTATGAAAAAAGAATAA
- a CDS encoding membrane protein — MDSAAINSFIPTLDQVDSWYEIFTLLPILISLELLLSADNAVALASLTKSLDSSELRSRALNIGITISLLFRIILIILSNVLLKFILIRVFAGFYLIYLFFSNVFLNSDIENTENGTDNNKNNFRFLRVVALLSITDFAFSIDSITTAVAISDQYILIIFGAVIGVLALRFTSGIFLKLLDIFSRLERAGYVAILIVGIKLLLNTLIKESILPDYYFYFLILFAFIWGFSKKESKS, encoded by the coding sequence ATGGATTCAGCTGCAATAAATTCTTTTATACCCACACTAGATCAGGTAGATAGTTGGTACGAAATCTTTACACTTTTACCAATATTAATTTCTCTAGAATTATTATTATCCGCAGATAATGCTGTCGCATTAGCTTCTCTCACTAAATCACTCGACAGTTCAGAATTAAGGTCAAGAGCCTTAAATATTGGCATAACAATATCTTTATTATTTAGAATTATTCTGATCATATTATCTAATGTTCTTCTAAAGTTTATTCTTATTAGAGTTTTTGCTGGTTTTTATTTAATATACTTATTCTTTTCAAATGTTTTTTTAAATTCAGATATAGAAAACACTGAAAATGGGACAGATAATAATAAAAATAATTTTAGGTTCTTAAGGGTTGTAGCACTTCTTTCAATTACTGATTTTGCTTTTTCCATAGATAGTATTACTACTGCAGTAGCAATCAGTGATCAATACATATTAATTATATTTGGAGCAGTAATTGGAGTATTAGCCTTAAGGTTTACATCGGGGATTTTTCTAAAACTTCTGGATATATTTTCTAGATTAGAAAGAGCCGGTTACGTAGCAATTTTAATAGTGGGGATTAAACTTTTACTAAATACGTTAATTAAAGAATCTATTCTTCCAGACTATTATTTTTATTTTTTGATTCTTTTTGCTTTCATTTGGGGATTCTCTAAAAAAGAATCTAAATCTTAA
- a CDS encoding DUF4335 domain-containing protein, producing MQNKLSFHQSSASLEIIGLPDYSNNENKDQISIISQWKLNLVNKPLIEGKIEHLGPIMDAFYIYSNLLIKNEIPIYESKLIDIKADNLHIHNIVLKSSKPNVKPLVLKIGNSLLSDTINCFDQLNESPKVRIKKTDIISKIPKKSRFGLNKKFKFFNFFIPPFIAICSLILFSSSFIYFYSPFENIEKKELNKS from the coding sequence ATGCAAAATAAATTGTCTTTTCATCAATCTTCAGCAAGTCTCGAAATAATCGGATTGCCAGATTATTCCAATAATGAAAATAAAGATCAAATATCCATAATTTCTCAATGGAAATTAAACCTAGTTAATAAACCACTTATTGAAGGAAAAATCGAACATTTAGGACCTATCATGGATGCTTTTTATATTTATTCAAATCTTTTAATCAAAAACGAAATCCCAATATATGAGTCTAAGTTAATCGATATAAAAGCCGATAATCTTCACATACATAATATTGTTCTAAAGAGCTCTAAACCAAATGTTAAGCCTTTAGTTTTAAAGATTGGCAATTCATTGCTTTCAGATACCATAAATTGTTTTGATCAGTTAAATGAATCGCCAAAAGTAAGAATAAAAAAAACTGATATAATCTCTAAAATTCCAAAAAAATCAAGATTTGGGTTAAATAAAAAATTTAAATTTTTCAATTTCTTTATTCCACCGTTTATTGCAATTTGCTCTTTAATTCTATTTTCTTCTTCTTTTATTTATTTTTATAGTCCTTTTGAAAATATAGAAAAAAAAGAACTAAATAAATCCTGA